The following coding sequences are from one Salvia hispanica cultivar TCC Black 2014 chromosome 3, UniMelb_Shisp_WGS_1.0, whole genome shotgun sequence window:
- the LOC125215871 gene encoding cell division control protein 6 homolog B-like isoform X2, which translates to MPAFAARRHSPSSDPTSETRVAVTPRKNRLRSDPDAAIASPLRKSPRLCKEGSPNSSPKIEVIRKCLKSSLNLSGSPEKKQLSEDFVERQTWDPREETQLRAVNEALHLSTAPPNVVCRENEQNRILDFCKKCVKEEKAGSLYVCGCPGTGKTLSMEKVKVMLVDWANKEGVQPPDVLSINCTTLANMSEIFSKILGQTHSGKKPSPSTSSLQQLQKLYSQHTPGMKMILVVADELDYLITKDRAVLHDLFMLTTMPFSRCILLGVANAIDLADRFIPKLQSLNCKPMVITFCAYSKDQIINILQERLKALPYTVFQPQALELCARKVAAASGDMRKALAVCRSAIEMLIGESMLSSVDGTDDQQKPAANNMTSNQVRIHHVAAALSKVYKSPVIDTIISLPQHQQIILCSAVKLFREGKKGTTLGELNKYYVDVCKSTMIPPVGILELSSMCRVLDDQGILKLGQSREDKLRRVTLNVDGADIVFALQGVRFFRNCLK; encoded by the exons ATGCCAGCCTTCGCAGCTCGCCGCCATTCCCCATCGTCAGATCCGACCTCAGAGACCAGAGTTGCCGTTACTCCTCGGAAAAACCGCCTCAGATCCGATCCGGATGCTGCAATCGCATCGCCGCTGCGTAAATCTCCTCGATTGTGCAAAGAAGGAAGCCCTAATAGCTCCCCCAAGATTGAA GTAATCAGAAAATGCCTGAAATCATCATTGAATTTGAGTGGATCGCCTGAGAAGAAGCAATTATCGGAGGATTTTGTTGAGAGACAGACTTGGGATCCAAGAG AGGAGACGCAGCTGAGAGCTGTTAATGAGGCATTGCATCTATCAACTGCCCCACCTAATGTTGTATGCCGTGAAAATGAGCAGAACCGGATCTTGGATTTCTGCAAGAAATGCGTTAAGGAAGAGAAGGCTGGAAGTCTGTATGTGTGTGGGTGCCCGGGAACTGGGAAGACGTTGTCGatggaaaaagtaaaagtgatgCTTGTGGATTGGGCAAACAAG GAAGGTGTACAGCCTCCAGATGTATTGTCAATCAATTGCACTACTCTTGCAAACATGAGTGAGATTTTCAGCAAG ATTCTTGGTCAAACTCATTCTGGGAAGAAACCTAGTCCTTCTACATCATCTTTGCAGCAGCTTCAGAAATTGTATTCTCAACATACACCTGGCATGAAGATGAT ATTGGTTGTAGCTGATGAGCTGGATTACTTGATTACCAAAGACCGAGCTGTGCTTCATGATCTTTTCATGCTAACAACTATGCCTTTCTCCAGGTGTATTTTGCTAG GGGTTGCTAATGCTATTGACTTGGCCGACAGGTTTATCCCAAAACTACAATCCTTAAATT GTAAACCTATGGTCATAACCTTTTGTGCCTACTCCAAGGATCAGATCATCAATATTCTTCAAGAAAGACTAAAG GCACTTCCCTATACTGTTTTCCAGCCACAAGCACTGGAACTCTGTGCCAGG AAAGTTGCTGCAGCATCTGGAGATATGAGAAAGGCTCTTGCAGTGTGCAG GAGTGCAATTGAAATGCTAATAGGCGAGTCTATGTTATCATCAGTAGATGGGACTGACGATCAACAAAAGCCTGCTGCAAACAATATGACGTCTAATCAA GTGAGAATACATCATGTTGCTGCTGCATTATCAAAGGTGTATAAATCGCCAGTAATAGACACAATTATATCACTGCCCCAACATCAACAG ATCATCCTCTGCTCAGCTGTGAAGCTTTTTCGAGAAGGAAAGAAGGGCACAACCCTCGGAGAG TTGAATAAATATTACGTGGATGTTTGTAAATCGACTATGATCCCTCCAGTTGGCATTTTGGAGCTCTCAAGTATGTGCAGGGTGCTAGACGACCAg GGAATTCTTAAACTTGGACAATCAAGAGAGGATAAGCTAAGAAGAGTGACATTAAATGTTGACGGAGCAGACATTGTTTTTGCACTGCAG GGAGTTCGATTCTTCCGGAACTGTCTGAAGTGA
- the LOC125215871 gene encoding cell division control protein 6 homolog B-like isoform X1 — MPAFAARRHSPSSDPTSETRVAVTPRKNRLRSDPDAAIASPLRKSPRLCKEGSPNSSPKIEVIRKCLKSSLNLSGSPEKKQLSEDFVERQTWDPRAEETQLRAVNEALHLSTAPPNVVCRENEQNRILDFCKKCVKEEKAGSLYVCGCPGTGKTLSMEKVKVMLVDWANKEGVQPPDVLSINCTTLANMSEIFSKILGQTHSGKKPSPSTSSLQQLQKLYSQHTPGMKMILVVADELDYLITKDRAVLHDLFMLTTMPFSRCILLGVANAIDLADRFIPKLQSLNCKPMVITFCAYSKDQIINILQERLKALPYTVFQPQALELCARKVAAASGDMRKALAVCRSAIEMLIGESMLSSVDGTDDQQKPAANNMTSNQVRIHHVAAALSKVYKSPVIDTIISLPQHQQIILCSAVKLFREGKKGTTLGELNKYYVDVCKSTMIPPVGILELSSMCRVLDDQGILKLGQSREDKLRRVTLNVDGADIVFALQGVRFFRNCLK, encoded by the exons ATGCCAGCCTTCGCAGCTCGCCGCCATTCCCCATCGTCAGATCCGACCTCAGAGACCAGAGTTGCCGTTACTCCTCGGAAAAACCGCCTCAGATCCGATCCGGATGCTGCAATCGCATCGCCGCTGCGTAAATCTCCTCGATTGTGCAAAGAAGGAAGCCCTAATAGCTCCCCCAAGATTGAA GTAATCAGAAAATGCCTGAAATCATCATTGAATTTGAGTGGATCGCCTGAGAAGAAGCAATTATCGGAGGATTTTGTTGAGAGACAGACTTGGGATCCAAGAG CAGAGGAGACGCAGCTGAGAGCTGTTAATGAGGCATTGCATCTATCAACTGCCCCACCTAATGTTGTATGCCGTGAAAATGAGCAGAACCGGATCTTGGATTTCTGCAAGAAATGCGTTAAGGAAGAGAAGGCTGGAAGTCTGTATGTGTGTGGGTGCCCGGGAACTGGGAAGACGTTGTCGatggaaaaagtaaaagtgatgCTTGTGGATTGGGCAAACAAG GAAGGTGTACAGCCTCCAGATGTATTGTCAATCAATTGCACTACTCTTGCAAACATGAGTGAGATTTTCAGCAAG ATTCTTGGTCAAACTCATTCTGGGAAGAAACCTAGTCCTTCTACATCATCTTTGCAGCAGCTTCAGAAATTGTATTCTCAACATACACCTGGCATGAAGATGAT ATTGGTTGTAGCTGATGAGCTGGATTACTTGATTACCAAAGACCGAGCTGTGCTTCATGATCTTTTCATGCTAACAACTATGCCTTTCTCCAGGTGTATTTTGCTAG GGGTTGCTAATGCTATTGACTTGGCCGACAGGTTTATCCCAAAACTACAATCCTTAAATT GTAAACCTATGGTCATAACCTTTTGTGCCTACTCCAAGGATCAGATCATCAATATTCTTCAAGAAAGACTAAAG GCACTTCCCTATACTGTTTTCCAGCCACAAGCACTGGAACTCTGTGCCAGG AAAGTTGCTGCAGCATCTGGAGATATGAGAAAGGCTCTTGCAGTGTGCAG GAGTGCAATTGAAATGCTAATAGGCGAGTCTATGTTATCATCAGTAGATGGGACTGACGATCAACAAAAGCCTGCTGCAAACAATATGACGTCTAATCAA GTGAGAATACATCATGTTGCTGCTGCATTATCAAAGGTGTATAAATCGCCAGTAATAGACACAATTATATCACTGCCCCAACATCAACAG ATCATCCTCTGCTCAGCTGTGAAGCTTTTTCGAGAAGGAAAGAAGGGCACAACCCTCGGAGAG TTGAATAAATATTACGTGGATGTTTGTAAATCGACTATGATCCCTCCAGTTGGCATTTTGGAGCTCTCAAGTATGTGCAGGGTGCTAGACGACCAg GGAATTCTTAAACTTGGACAATCAAGAGAGGATAAGCTAAGAAGAGTGACATTAAATGTTGACGGAGCAGACATTGTTTTTGCACTGCAG GGAGTTCGATTCTTCCGGAACTGTCTGAAGTGA
- the LOC125215407 gene encoding biotin carboxyl carrier protein of acetyl-CoA carboxylase 2, chloroplastic-like — MSSFSVQGPKVSPLLAASSQPAQRRHCIASFPRSDCRSTPALTTTAQLQGCSRSQSDTFKVCAQLSQAVVEKVPNATPALETVPILESEKQDGVPDASSISTFMNQVSDLVKLVDSKDIAELQLKQLDIEILIRKKEALPQPSSPAPVYLIPPPTYQSALTPTTPSPESVASRPSSSTSAPAPTKSVSSHSPFKCPMAGNFYRSPAPGEPPFVKVGDKVQKGQVICIIEAMKLMNDIEADHSGTVVEILVDDGKPVSLDTPLFIIEP, encoded by the exons ATGTCTTCTTTTAGCGTCCAAGGCCCGAAGGTTTCGCCTCTCCTGGCTGCTTCATCGCAGCCGGCTCAGAGACGGCACTGTATTGCTTCCTTTCCTCGATCGGATTGCAGATCAACTCCTGCATTGACAACAACAGCTCAGTTGCAg GGATGTAGCCGCAGCCAATCAGATACCTTTAAGGTCTGTGCTCAGCTTAGTCAG GCTGTGGTCGAAAAGGTTCCAAATGCTACTCCAGCTCTAGAGACAGTGCCTATCCTAGAATCTGAAAAGCAAGATGGAGTTCCAGATGCATCCTCTATTTCAACTTTTATGAACCAAGTGTCAGATCTTGTCAA GCTTGTGGATTCAAAAGATATTGCGGAGTTGCAGCTTAAACAATTAGATATTGAAATCCTTATCCGGAAGAAGGAAGCACTGCCACAGCCATCAAGTCCAGCTCCTGTTTACCTCATACCACCTCCTACATACCAGTCTGCACTAACACCAACCACTCCTTCTCCGGAATCTGTGGCCTCTAGACCGTCATCATCCACTTCAGCACCTGCACCAACAAAATCAGTGTCATCACATTCCCCATTTAAATGCCCAATGGCTGGAAACTTCTATCGCTCTCCAGCTCCTGGTGAACCACCTTTTGTGAAG GTTGGGGATAAGGTGCAAAAGGGACAGGTAATATGCATCATCGAGGCTATGAAACTGATGAATGATATTGAG gCTGATCACTCTGGCACTGTAGTTGAGATTCTTGTAGATGACGGCAAACCTGTCAGCTTGGATACG CCTTTATTTATAATCGAGCCATGA